From Candidatus Methylomirabilota bacterium:
GCGATGGGTCTGCTCATAGCCGCTGGCCCCCGTGCCGGAATACATCGCCACGTTGACGGCCAGGTTGACGCGGTCGAGGCGGCCGACGAGCTCCGGCGAGAGAAGTCTCATCTTCACGGGATGCGAAAGCACCAGGTACAGGAGAAATCTCCATGGACCGCTCCGCACGTCGGTCACCGCTTGCGAAAGACGAGGTTCAGATAGGGCAGGGCCAGGGAGAGGGGCAGATGGAGGTGGCGGAGCGCGCGGCACACGAGGGCGAAGCTCGGCAGCAACAGCTTCCGGGTTCGCGAGCGCGCGGTGTCGCGGAAGAAACGCCAGCCATACCCGGCTTCCTCGGTCACGTCCTCCAGTCCCCGGCGACAGGCGGACGGCACGCACGCGGCGAGGGTGGCGTTGCGCCAGCCCGTGCCGTCCGCGACGAACTGTCCGTAGCTGACGCCGTGGAAGCGCCGGGGACGGCCCAGCCGCGCATAGGCGTAGGCCAGCGGCGCGGGGAGCCACTGCACGAGGGGCAGGCCGATGGAATGCGTCTCGAGCGGAAAGAGCCGGTTCGGCGTATCGAGGATGGCGATGTGACCACCGGGGGCGAGCACGCGGTAGTACTCCGTCACGATCTCGCGGCGGCCGCGCGTGGGCAGATGCTCGATGACGCCCACCACGAGGACGAGGTCGAAGCGCGCGTCCGGGTACGGAAGCCGGCGCGTCTCGTCATTGGAGAGGAGGCGCACCTCCGCCACGCGGGCGAGCCCGAGCTCCTCGACCTTGGCCCGGACCATGGCCACGAAGGAGGGGTCCGTATCGAAAGTCGAGATCTCCCGCACCTCGGGCTGCTCGGCCAGATACTCCGTGATATGACCGAAGGAGCAGCCGACCTCGAGCACCGAGAGATCGCGACAGCCGCGCGCGCGCAGATACGCGAAGAGCGGGCCCAGGAAGTGACGTCCGCGCGTCTCCTTGTAGGAGAAATACGGCGGAGCGCGCAGGGCGCCCTTGCGCTCCACGAGCATGCGGACCACGCGCGCGCTGTAGACCGTCGGATACTCCCGCCCGGCCACGGTGAGCACGCGTCGGTCGCCCAGGTCCTCGAGGCGGTAGAAGGGCTCGGTCATCCCAGGCAGGATAACAACACCCGGGTGCTGGGCCAATTC
This genomic window contains:
- a CDS encoding class I SAM-dependent methyltransferase yields the protein MTEPFYRLEDLGDRRVLTVAGREYPTVYSARVVRMLVERKGALRAPPYFSYKETRGRHFLGPLFAYLRARGCRDLSVLEVGCSFGHITEYLAEQPEVREISTFDTDPSFVAMVRAKVEELGLARVAEVRLLSNDETRRLPYPDARFDLVLVVGVIEHLPTRGRREIVTEYYRVLAPGGHIAILDTPNRLFPLETHSIGLPLVQWLPAPLAYAYARLGRPRRFHGVSYGQFVADGTGWRNATLAACVPSACRRGLEDVTEEAGYGWRFFRDTARSRTRKLLLPSFALVCRALRHLHLPLSLALPYLNLVFRKR